A single Crateriforma conspicua DNA region contains:
- the csrA gene encoding carbon storage regulator CsrA, giving the protein MLVLTRKAKEQIVIGDGITITLVRVKGNSVRIGIDAPKDVRVVRGELAEKDQQRQADDGGKLDVVSGAEDVDAYPKARRSIAGKLRCETSRDGKIVSGRVSMPGRRGAEPTNRLAAMPHAGKISPTAGISQSAGPLAGFGTIR; this is encoded by the coding sequence ATGTTAGTTTTGACTCGCAAAGCCAAAGAACAAATCGTTATCGGCGACGGCATCACGATCACGCTGGTGCGTGTCAAAGGAAACAGCGTTCGGATCGGCATCGACGCCCCCAAAGATGTCCGCGTGGTTCGCGGCGAGTTGGCGGAAAAGGACCAACAGCGACAAGCGGACGATGGTGGGAAGTTGGACGTCGTGTCGGGGGCCGAAGACGTCGATGCGTATCCGAAGGCACGTCGATCCATCGCCGGAAAGTTGCGATGCGAAACCAGCCGCGACGGCAAAATCGTCTCCGGCCGCGTGTCGATGCCCGGGCGTCGTGGTGCGGAACCGACCAATCGGCTGGCTGCGATGCCGCATGCCGGCAAGATTTCCCCGACCGCTGGCATCAGCCAATCGGCCGGACCTTTGGCAGGATTTGGAACGATCCGCTAG